In the Apteryx mantelli isolate bAptMan1 chromosome 26, bAptMan1.hap1, whole genome shotgun sequence genome, TGCTCCCACttcaaatatttctctctcttccccagccCACTCGCTCTTGAAGAAATGGCTGACCTGGAACTAAATTCAGAGGAGACATATGATACTGAAAATGTCCAGTGCATCACCAGAGAACAGGAAAGGCTAAAATTCCTGGCTTTATGAGCCATGTACCAAAAACTATATACAGTCAAGAGTTGAGGGGAGAGAAAGTTCAGTAACAGTCCACAGCAAGAAGATAACAACAGCTCCACAGGGGTGTCACTGCTGTGCTGGGAAGGCATAGGACTGGCTTTCAAAGTTCTGGAACGCCCAGCACATTAGCGCCAGCAGCCCCTCATGTCCCGCATCATTCTGTAGCAACAAATTTTGACTTCCTAGCCCTGATGCTGTAACAGCACCACTGCTAGGTGGACAAAGGACATAGCTTTGGCGTGGCAGCTACACTTGGATTGCTCACAAGTAATATACGGCTCAAAAGCCACCATTTAGTCACATTCAACACAGTGACAgaatggaatgattttttttttttttttttttacagctagaCATGAGAAGTCAATAtcatttcaatatttttactGAAGGCTCATCTTTATATAGGCTAGCCTTTAAGCTCAATTTTCTGCTTCCTACTTGCTGCCTTCTGGCTCCTTGCTAAGTAAATAGCTGATGAGCTTAAAACTCATGTTCAATGAGCTATGTTCACAGAAAGCTGCAAATGGACCACAAATTATACAGTGCACCTAAGCAACTGTAAGAGCTAGATTAAACCATTTTAACCTGACAATTAGCTCCTttgtttctttacaaaaaaaaaacaaaaaaaaacaaaaaaaaaaaacttaccccCTAAGCAGCAGTATTTGGAAAGAGTAAGGTGAATTGTATAAAAATGAaggatctgtctttttttttttacccccagTAACAGTTAAGCTGCTAGGGGACCCCAGACATAGCTACTCAAGTTTTCAACTAGAAAGGAACAAGTATGGCCTATGTACATTGCTAGCATAAGCATTTCAAACGAATGACCATTCTATCCTCATTCTGCAAAGACAGAAAGACACATAAAAGCAATTAAGATCATTGCCAAGTCCCACCTGTTTGACTTTCTATGTTCCAAAGCGGCAAGTGGGACTGATCAGTGTGTGTGTAGAACACACTAACATCCTGAGGGACAAGCAGCTCTACAAATCGGGAAGAAGCCAACaattttttcttacagtttagAATGGATGCTGCCTGATCAGAAATATGCACTATTCGCccagaaagcaaggaaaacacAGCCACAAAGGTGTCCTGGAAAAAAGACATTGTTAAAGGCAATTCTCTCCCAAAACATAGTAGCAATattgaaaagattaaaaagaaaaaagaaaaaaagaaaaaaagaaaaacacccccaaacaacAACAGAGGTTCAGAAATGTTCTTAAGTTAGTGTCCCATTAAAATTGTGTGAGAGCTATTACAATCTCCAGTGCCGCAGCATGGAGACTCATGACCTACAAATGCTACTAAGACCACGACATCAAAACTGAAGCAGATGCCAAAGATGCATGCCTTTTTTCAGAATGACTGGTTATAATTCCACAAGGATTTCTCCCCAATTTTCAGAAGGATTCACCAGTATTCACACACAAAAACATTCCAAGAACTTCTCAAATAGAAGCATTTGCAGTATTTCTGATTTGGTGTCTGACACTACTTAATCTCAGGAAACGCTCCTTCTTTCAAACAGAGCCAGAGAGCACGATACATACtgcaaatcaagaaaaaaaaaattaaaaaatccaggAGTGCAAATAGAAACTAAAGACAAGTCCCTCACATCTATGGATTTGAGCAGCTTTGAAAACACATTGCTAAGCCTGTCTCAGGAGATTACTATGCTGCAGAAGAACTCTAAGATTCTCAGAGAGCTAACtgttgcttctgagaaaaaaagaaatatactcATTCCTTCACTTACTCCTGTTGAGTATCCTGATCCAGCATGCATAAGCTATGGCATTGATCTACCTTTACTAATAGAAAGACCTGTTTGTCTAAAACTTAAaggttttttaaattttacaacaCTCTATTTCCACAAAGAGATGTAAGGCGATTAAATACAGAGTGAAACAACAAGTAGTGAACTACTTGAGTGAATTTCTTACAGTGTTTTTTGGAGTGTGTTCAGATGCAACTGCCACCAGCTCATCTATGCTGTATGTGATCACATCCGTCTGAAACACTCTTCGGTCATTCGCAGCTTGGAAAAATTCACTGTTTGCTAattgaaaaacagagaaaagcaaaacaaacacaatAAAGTCAGTACAGAGACAATTTTGAAAGTAGTCCTTGCAGGTCTCATACTTTTGTCATCCTTTTGGTGAGGTCCAAGGTGAGATGGGGAAGGTCTGTGtagtgagaaagaaaaaacaaatactgaTTATACCACTGGAGTGATCTACTTATGTTACAGGAAATGAGTAGTAGGAAGTGGAAAGGACAGAGTGTGATGACAAAAGAACAATTAAGCTACTTAGTTATCTGTATGGAAAACAGCAGCATAAGATACAGACTATCCAACAAGTTTTGAATCTGGGACAGGGAAGCATTTTTTTCAACATATACAGAAAGTTACTAGTAAGCACCTATTAGGAATTggactctgaggaaaaaaaagaaaaaaaaaaaggaagcagtagCTAGGCATTTGAATAGAAAAGATAATGTGATGTTAAAAAACCCCACAATttcaaaaagtttgttttaatgcTATTTGCTGCCAGACATGTCTATTCAAACCAAGCTGCTGTATAGTTTCTATACCTCCGGATTTTTTCCCTCACATACCTTGGACCTGTTGGACACACTGCAAGGCATAGTTGAGAGCACTGATAGTACTGGGCTTGCTGGAACTCCTTTTTTCTTCAGGCAAACACCTTTTCATTTCTtggatcatcatcatcatcatatctCTGTGTGACTGGCTCCAATTCAGCTGTCCTCTGGACAAAAACAAAGAGGTTAAACTTTATTGGGGACTCTTGGTATAGGAATTATTTTTCTGATGACTTATTAAAATTACTCACTAAACTACCACTTTATGGGCTTGGCCTCACAAAATCTCTGGAAGAGTCCTAATGCTTGCTCACTATATTTTGCtcactatatttttttcttgtacctTTCTCACTTCTCTTCTGTTTAATCTCTTTTCCTCTACCTTCTTCCTTTCCAACTCCAACAAGATATGAATGGCAAAGGCACATGATAACCAGTCTGCTTGCTAAGATGCCTTGAAATTTAAATCTAATAACATTGAACCTCTTGATCCCAGCTAATGAATGAATAGTGACTAAGATTCCAAGGTTCACTTCAGCAATACTAGCAACTAAAAATAAGCCACTACTTAATCCAGACCTTCTAAATCTCACTGGTATTAAAACCATGCACAGGTTCTGATTCTTTATGCATGTAAGTCTTTCTAGCCTTGAAGTCAGCATCTGATGATAAGCATTTCAAGGAAATGTGAAGTTCTCAAAATACACCTGATGCATAGATTTCATCCCTCCTGTGATTTAGGAGTCTTCATTATATTTGTAAGAGAGCCCTTTACCAACAGCTGCAATGCTATTAACAAGCAAAATTTCCCTCTCTTTATTTTTGCTTATCTCATTGGCTAAAACATAAGCAGTAAATATTCTCAAAATGCTGATCAATTCTAATCCTATAGAGTTATAGAATGAGATATGAACACAGTTACTTTAGCTTTTGTCCATTCGCCATTCTTTATTTAATATTATAATGTTATCATACAAGTCACTAAATAGGTTGAAGTACAATGTGCAAATTTTACATGTCAGTTCAACATCACACAAATGATTGCTTTtgaactgctttatttatttattttagaagtgCTGCATGGAATTTTTGAACATTCTGGAAAAGTATTATTAAAGTTATTTCTGCTGTAATACTGTTAAATACAGTCTTTAGATTAAGTATATTTAGAAGCCACAAAAGGGTTGATGACGCATCTGGATCAGCCAATCTAAGAATTAGACAAACAGCTTATGAGGAATCCTGTAGCAGCAATCTAATCTACATCTGAGACCACTACAAATATTAGTTTGGGATTCAGGTAAGCTTCCTTGGTCTACTGAAAGAAGTGAGCCCTATGAAGAACTCTTTGGATGACAAGTACAGCAGGTCCCTGTGAAGCAACAGAGGACAGTCAGCTCTATATGCTGTTGAGAGTTACCTGTTAACTTTGCTTTGCCTCCTGAAACTTCCAGCTGAGCTGCCATTTGGCTCATGACTGCAGAGATCAGTTCCACTGGATTTTGGTCCGTTAAACTGTTTCCTACTGGAGTTTGTTCCCATACATGTATTGCAATACATCTTTGCATCTTCCTGATGTCCATCTTCCTGCTTCCCTAAATTAGCAGGGTTAAAGGCCTCCTTTTGATCATTTCCAGTGCCAGCAGTAGCAGTTGCTGACCAATTCACACTGTGTTCTGAGCTGCTGCCTTGAAGTTTGTTCAGGTTCATCTCTGGTCAGTAAAATTTGGCAATACAGAGACATTGAACACCACAGCCTGGCTCAGCAACAAGTTCAGACCCTTTTATTTTCcacacaggaggaggaggatcttGTGAGTCTtctacaggaaaaacaaatactcaCCACTTCAAGAAAATACAGGTACATAACTGACAAGCAAACTCATCCTTCCCTGTTGAAAAGACCTTTTATTTCAGATTCTTCTAGATTTCTAGTTTTGCTTGCTTACTCTCTAATAACCTTTCCCCATCAATTTGCGGTAAGTCAACCCCTTTAACCCACTAAGAGCGTGCAGGAACAGACCTTCGTGAGAATTCAGCCAGGAGAAGCCCACGGGGACAGTCTGGGCAGCTCCCGTGGGGAAGGAAGGCCCACGCCCGGCGGACCGCGGCGGACCGCACCGGACGCCCCCCCACGCCGCCCTCCGGagcccgcgcctcccccgccgcggcggcccccgccccgggcccTACCTGCTCCGGCCGAGGCGGGTCGGGACGGGCAGCGGGCCCGCCGGACAGCGCCGGCGCCGGTCTCCGAGCGGACCGCCCGCaagccccgccgctccccggccgcgACGAGGCggagcgcggcccccgcccctcgcgcgcggccgccccgcgccgccggttACGTAAGGGCCGCCgcacgcggccgccccgctcccacACGCCGCGGCCGCGTGAGGCGCCCGCCCCGCCCAGAGACGAGGGAGGCGCACAGAGGGTCAGAGCCGCTTTattggaggcggcggcggcgccgccccgcccgtcACGCGCCGCCGCacgcggcgcccgcgcgcgcccggATCGCCGCCACGTGCGGGCGCGGCCACCTCCCCGCCCGCCACACCTGCAGCCACGGGGCCTCGCCCGGCCGAAAATAGGGACCCCGGCAAGTAGGAAAAAACAAGGGCTTTAAGCTGCCTTTTTCTCCGGTTAGATGAAAGGCACGGAGCAGCCCGACCCCGTGGAGAATGAAACCCTGTGCGGAGAGAACCTGGAGCTGTGACTGAGTCACCCTGGAGCCAGCTACGTGCCCCCCCCTCCCAGAGCATGCACACCAATAAGGTGTCTGTGCACATTCAGAAAGTAAGTGACAGGCATGAGTGCTTAGTTGGCCAACAGGTTCTTCCACAGCTAGAAATCACCACATTTAATTGAGGCAAGGCAGGGGGGAAGAGGCAGGCAAGCCAAAGGCACCCCCAGCAAGGCACAGATTTGATTCCTGCTCCCTCACAGTGTAGATGGAACAACCCCCCTCTCCGTCAAAATGGGACTGAGGGAGGGCAGATAGGTGAAGAAGATCAAGTATAAATCTGATACCACTCTAGGAAGTCTATAACTGATTATAGTGTTAAGTCTGGAAACTCTGGAACCAAATCCTCTTCATCAGCTCCATGCTCCAGTTTATCAAGGCACTGTGCAAGTTGTGGGCTGTGCTTGTTAGTATTTATATTAGGAGTGTCTTAAGGCAACCAGGTAAAGTTAACATTTCACTaatcaaaataattttgctttaaacAGCAGTAGATGGGCTGAAAATACAGCAGGTTTGAAGTGGAGAGGCTGAAGACAGACATCTTCAGTTGATTTGAGTTTCTTCCTGTAACTCATGAAGATACATTCCAgactacaaaaaagaaaaaagttggaaGAGGGACATGTCTCCTTCAGCCCTCCACCATAACAATCCTGTATTTTAAGAACTTAAGATACTAGAGACAGGTAGAGAGGGACTGAAGAGTTTCCCATGTTGTTTTTCCTACCtttagttttcttttgtttgcatcAGTATTTCTCACCTAAGTTCACAACTGTTGCTAATTACTAGTGTTTGTTACTGTATTACAGCACCAACTTAAACTTCATTCTCCCAAGAAATATTTAAGGGCTACATTAGAAATCAAAACGAAGAGGGCAAGTTGTATGCTCCCTGGCTTGCTATTCCAACTCAACTTCCATACCATTTCACCCAACAGCAGTGCAGTCTCTACTTTTTGAAAAAAGCCTAGATACAGCAGTGCACTTGGACCTACCATGTTGAAGACTGATCTAAGCAAGATTAAGAAACTGAGACAATTGGAAATATAGTTCTCAGACACAGGAGGCATACGGTATTTATACTTCTGCAATATGCAGCTATAAGAAGTTGTTCATGGTTGGTAAGTCCTTGGGAATCTCAGTTTCACCTCTTTTCCAATCTATATTGCACAGGTGTTCAAGATTCAGCTATTAGAGCTCCCTCAGCAGTTTACCACTCACTGCAGTAAACTAAACAATAGTTTAAGCAGTCACTGCTATTTCAAGTTAATGTTATATGTACCTTCCATCTGAGTACCCTGGCTTTACTAAACTCTAACAGTCAGTTTATTAATCCCATCCACTGCAACTCTTACAAGAAATCCCCATTTCGGTGAAACTTACcaattatgatgatgatgataatgagAACAACAGCTATCAATATTGCCCACATCTGTGAAAAAAGCCACAACACACTTACTACAAGACTATACAGCAGCATTAACAGACTTTTAGGTActgagggaagggggagaagcagCCATTGCTAGGTACTCTTGCACTGTGTGCTAGAATAACATGGTAAGTACAACTTTTGCAGCAAACAATCTTGATTGAGCATTGCCACTCAGAAATGGTAGGCTGTGCACACTGGCAACCGAAGCAGACCAACAAGCTCTCTTCCATGATGCCTCTGTGCAGAGCCTGTCTAAGGTGACTATCGAACAGGAGTAAAAAGAAACCTATTAAACACCTTTTTTTACTCCTATCCTACCTCACATTTTCTACTTTGTGGCTCACCAAAGAAGGTTCCAACATTTGCCAGAAGCTGTAGAAGACCGAGTGAGCTCCTTCTGCTTTGTAATACTTCCATGCAGGTTAGCTCAACCTACATATTTCTGGTCTTTTCTCACCTGTTGCCCACTGCTTCAGATTACTGTAATGGTTCCCTTTGGCCATTTCTATCTTAGACAAGGTCTTGTGTTAAGCAGCAGAGCTGGTAATTCAGATTTTAGTCACTTCACATAAGCACTATAGTATATGTTGTAAAACTAAATGCTATAACTTAACATTGGCTGGAGTCACTTTTACTTCTGCCTTTTGAGATACTGCCTATAATACTGTTAATTGTGATACTGAATATTGTAAGTATTCAAGCCACGGTTACCTTACAGTTCTTCCACCAATACTTTCTTTTCAGCTTGGCTGCACTGGTCTCAAACTGGGAAGCTCCTGCTTGCAGTGCATCAGCACGGTCATCCAACTCTGACAGCTTCTGATCTCGTTCCAATACCTTGTCCACATTCACTCTCATGATGTCAACCACCTACATCAATTTAACACTTACAGTAAGTATATAAACTGTATCACTATTGGAGAGATTCCTTGCAGGTAACAGATCCTAATACATAATATTTTTAATGGTCTTCTCTAAGGAGTAGGAGCAATTGCCTTTTAGAAGATCCAATAATGAGCTTAAGTGAAAATGTGAAATTCACATACCACTGGAAGTTCCTAATACCTACTTTCAAGTGTCAGTATTGCAGACAAGTTCTCTAAGTTGTGCTGGTATTCCCTGAAACCTGGGAAATAATTTATGACCTACTTCAGAAGGAGTTGAGGCATTTTAACATGactgacaaaatatttttgacattcAACTCATTTTAAGTGCTATCATGTTCAAGCAGATAAAGCTGCTCTTAACCAGCAATGGCTTTTGGATTCCCCAGAAATTTGGGCATGTCTTATTTGGAGAAGATCAGCCTTTTTTGCCACTGAGgagaagaaagttttttttcctctgtaagaaCCAAGAGTACTATTTTTAACTCGCACCCAATCCTCAAACACCGAGTTTGCAGCTAACCTTTGGACACTGGTAACTTCTTCCCACTCCAGCAGAACAGCAGAATGaagtttttgctccctgcctccccccccccattttttttttttttaaaacctttccaAGACTCAAAATGACACAAGTATAATAAAGAAAGCTGAATGATACTAGGCTTCCTTTTCATGTAACAGAACAATAACTGCTTGGCCAAAGCTTATCTATTTTGCTTGTCAGGTTTTCTGAAAGAGATGGAATTATTACACTGCTATCAGACTAGACCTTTACCTCATCTACTTGGTGTTGTGTTTGCTGAAGACGACGATTACTGCCAGCAGCAACATTTGAGCTTCCAGGGCCACTTGCTGACCTGCAGTAAGGAAACTTATCATTAttctatattattttatatacatataaagtTGATAAGCTTAAGCTTAGAAATTATCTGCCATTCCTGAAAACAGGGAGCTTGAATCCTTGGAAGAAGTATTGGGCAGTTTCTTTTCCCATGGGAGAAATGAGGTTTTAACAGCTGACCTTAGGTGTAAATCAAGCCATGCCCCAAACCTCTTGCCAATGAATTAATTGCTTGAAGTGCTAAAAGATAGCAGTAGCTGGCTAATAATGCAACTTGTAATAAGGCATATACCAGCTCCTAAAATGGCTCATAGAGCTCAAACATTGAAGAGCTTGGGTTCAGGGGTGTTTTTTCTTCAGCAAGAATGCAAATACTAAGCTTCAAGACTCACTAGCTTTCAAAAAAATTAGTTAGAATAACCATTAAGTTTCTGTATTTATGTGCTCTTTCATTAGTTATCTGTTTCTTTTGAAACAGTTGGCATGGAGCCAGagaaaacacaatgagaaaaagCATTCAGTAATTTACTTCTGGTCAGCTTTTAATTCCTAAAGTCAGGCAGCTTAGTTCCTTTTACCAGCTGCAACATTTTGCATCTTTGTAACTGAACCAAGAGCCTCTCTATGCATTTCTCA is a window encoding:
- the VAMP3 gene encoding vesicle-associated membrane protein 3 — encoded protein: MSASGPGSSNVAAGSNRRLQQTQHQVDEVVDIMRVNVDKVLERDQKLSELDDRADALQAGASQFETSAAKLKRKYWWKNCKMWAILIAVVLIIIIIIIVWNVSS